Genomic segment of Arachis hypogaea cultivar Tifrunner chromosome 16, arahy.Tifrunner.gnm2.J5K5, whole genome shotgun sequence:
CATTTCTTcaatcttctctcttctctctggtagttttttgtttttcttattgttCTCCCTGAATCTCGCTTTTTGTGCTGTTTTTCTTCGATTCATCATATCCGAATGCCTCTATACGCTATTAACGGACCGATCAACTCAACTGGCAGCTAATTTAAGTTGATAATCAACTAATTGAATTCCGtcgcttgtttttttttttttttatttaacttgaGCGATTTAACATATTActtcatgttttttatttttaattttttaggttttagaattgCTATGTAAATTTGTTAGTCTCTTTAGTTATTGATGATCGATTTAGCTTTTGTAGGCAGATGTTAGTTTTTTCTAAATCtgaaatgaattattttttattttatttgtttaattaattaattaattaattaatttttcagaTCACAACTGAAAAAATGGTGAAGGCTGTGGCAGTTCTTAGCAGCAGTGAGGGTGTTAGTGGAACTATTCAATTCTCTCAGGAAGGAAATGGTAAGTTTCCAATTAGCGGaatatttctgtttctgtttgctTGTACTTACTATAAAAGTTTGCAATCAAATGAATTGTTATTATTGTGAATTATTGTTGTATAGGTCCAACCACTGTGACTGGAAATCTTGCTGGCCTTAAGCCTGGTCTTCATGGGTTCCATGTCCATGCCCTTGGAGACACCACAAATGGTTGCCTGTCAACTGGTATGCCCGTTACCCATTATAATGAGTTCGAACTGATTGTAAACCTGTAGTTTCGGTTGAAATAATATTGAAACTTTCATCATGTGAGATAGTATTGAAatgcttaatttctatgcttttTTATATTCTAGGACCGCATTTCAATCCTAACAACAAGGAGCATGGTGCCCCTGAAGATGAGAACCGCCATGCTGGTGATTTAGGAAATGTTAATGttggagatgatggtatgacTTTGTTCCTTTAGTACCCTTCTTATCAAGTTTAGTTGTTGGTTCCTTTTGCTTTAAATGCATTTCTCTATGTTGCCTTAGCATGTGACATGCTTGTTTGGTCTTTGTTCTAAAATTGGTTTCTTTCATTGTGCTTCAGGAACTGTTAGCTTCTCCATTTCCGACAGTCAGGTATGCTATTCATCTCCTAGTTTTAACGTGTTTGTGTTGGACATGATCATGTTAAGAGTGTGATTGACTCTTTAAATAAGTGGTCTCTTATTAAAATATGTAGGACTCAATTTGAATAATTGTGCCCATTTCTCTCTCTTTTGTCATTATGCTTTagatataaacataaaacataagaGGATCCTGAGTTGCAAGTTTCAGTTTTTGATTAGTTGTGTAATATTCGCAGATCCCTCTTAGTGGACCAAACTCCATTGTTGGAAGGGCTGTTGTTGTCCATGCTGATCCTGATGATCTTGGGAAAGGTATTCACCAATAATCTATTTCTTATTTGGTGGTATCTCCTTCATTGATCATCCATTTAGTACCGTCCTTCATGTTGTTTCATGCATAAATGAAATGTTTTGattcacttctttttttttttttttttttttgcaaatgcTTTCTATGTATTGTGGCCGACAACTTATGGATATTATTTGTTATGTTGTGTAGGTGGGCATGAGCTTAGCAAATCCACTGGAAATGCTGGTGGCAGAGTAGCTTGTGGTAAGCATGTTTCACCACAGTAAATGTTTATGTTGACATTCAAAATTAcagatttaatttcaaatttcctCCCTTTTTAATTGTgagggaaagggaaagggaaaggaaAAGGAAGGTTCTCTATAACAAAATGAGGGGTTTTAAAATTGCAAAGCCATGTGAAACCCTATACTTCTATCCTcctctttcctttccctttcgcTTTAGACACATCTTGTTATCTTTTCCTCGTGTTATTCCCAAACAAACCctagtgtttgtcaagtttgtttatttcttataatCTGATGTCTCGTTTCAATTTCTTTATGCAAGAGACTAGTGTTGTCTGCTAATATTGACTCTACCATTCCTCTTGTTGTGTAGGGATTATTGGTTTGCAAGGCTAGATACTCCTTTCAGCCCCTGGATTATCATGCTTTTTCGCGTGGCCAAGCTTTTCTAGTCGTGGAATAAAACTTTTACCCCTTTCCGTTGTTTGGTTAGTTCTGGTCTGTACTTCTGAATTCTCTATTATGCTGCTGTGTTATCTGATGGGCTATGTGCTGGTATTCGCTGCTTAAATACTGATAATCATAATACATTGCCTCAAGTTGCGTCAGGGTTAGAATTATTGTCTCTATCTGAAAGCGCTGATAATAAAATAGATTGACCGcgaatttaaagaaaattataagtTTACATTTACATAGTTTACAATATTCGTGTTCCCCTGTGGTTATTGTCCATCAATGCCACTGATTTTGGGTGTTGCGTTCGGTTGGTGTACCGCGTTCGATTGGAACAAAGCCCCTGCCACCAAAAACTGGACGCATAAACGAGTTATCGAATTTGCGCCATAAGCGATGAACAGAGTGTGTGGGAGTGGATAGTAAGTCACGAATGCTTCTTGGAGTTCGACCATAAGAACTTTCTTGGGGTTCAAGATTTGCTTCAGAGTCTGCGCCATTCGAGAGAAATGGTACTGTGTTAGCTTTTGGAGAAGCTGAATCTACTATGTTCGCGGTGCTGTTTTTCCGTTTCGGCGTAAGGCCGCTGGGCACAGGCAGCAAAAACCTTATTAATGGCTTTGTCATCAAACCGAACACCTGACAAGTGACAAATTACTGTTAGTACTTACTACTTAGGCTTTACTAGCAAAAAACTGTTAAAGAGACATTAAAAAAATCAGGAGTATTTGCCGTCTTAATTAGCGGAAATGTCATGATGTAACAGGTAACAGGTTGTAAATAGAGAGCCCACTGTCTTGTCTTTTTAGGTACATCAAAAATGACCATAAGTTCAGAATAAATTTTCAtgttattcataaaaaatttaaaatattgacatttattttagatttttaaataaatttaaatactaaaccctaGACAAATCTTATAAGATACGGGAGGATTGATTATATTCGGGAtaacttttataattataaaagtaCATATTTAAATTGGATGCTTTGAcatccaaaaatttttttctcaaaaatattttgagaattattttagtaaaataaattggTCCTTTTGCCAcgttgaataaattttttaatatacgtgttaaataaataatttttaacattttattataaattaattagatttctaaaaaatatcaaacaaattaattttcCTGATAGAGGGATTAATCtgtcttgaaaatttttaaactaatcaaaatttattaagatttaaaatatCCTATCTAAAATTTATCGAAATTAATATGAGTGTTTACtttgaatatattttattttatgaaagaTTTCCATTAATATAGGAACCAGTATCTCAAATAGTTGAGATTATTTCTAACAAAGTAACATATTATAGGTGCATGCAGTCATTATATATTTGtggataaatatatataatatacgatcaacatatattttatattctaacatatatatattttatatagacGACTCCTTtagtaggttttttttttttttttttttttttttttttaacatatgcATGGTTTTATTATAACCGTAATTATCACTGGTAATTTTTGGTGGAAAATAGAAAGGGTAGACAAAGGGTCTTACCACTGTACTGACTAACACAACAGTGATGGTGCTGGTGATCATAATGGCATTCGCTCGCTTTGCAGTATGCCCTAACAAGGTGAACTGCATTAATACTAGTGTTAGTGTTTAACATATCAAACTGAAACGACCTTTTGTTAGTTGCTACAGTGATAACcaacacattaaaaaaaaaaaagtcctaATTCCAACCTGATTATAAGCAAGTGCCATTGAAACAGCTCCTCTCATAAGACCAGCCCACCAAATAATCACCTAAAAGAGAAATAATGAAAAGACttatcaccaaaaaaaaaaaggtccCAAGAGATTCTGTAATGTTGTCACATGAGTCACACCTGCTGCCTGAAGCTTATGCCCTCTTTTGATGACTTCCTAGTGATGTTGGATATGAATGATAAGAGGAAAACAAATGCTGCTCTTCCAGCAAGTACTAGACCCAACAATACTGAGCTCACAGCAAGGGAAGTTGCAGGCCTGCAGAGCAAACAAGTGTGCATGAAAGTTTttttattataagaaaaatgTAAGTCTTGAGAGAAAACATTCGACAAGAGTGGGTAAGATACATTCATTCATTTTAACAATCGAATGATGTTGGTCACTGGTCTTggaccaaaaaaaaaacaaaggagaCCAGAGGAAAAAATGtgtagaaaaagagagaaaaaaatgttCCTTTTTCAGACAATCTTTTAGATGTTATTGTTATCATGAGACAATTTCTAAGCAAATTTTTACATCTTCGAAAAAGAAGGCAGCACTAGAGACGTGTTTCGGTACTTGAAAAACATATATTGCGGTGCTGCAGTGCGTACCTGTCGCTGGCAAACCTCCATTTATCAATGTCCAAGGCATCCATACCAACATAAAGGAAGATAAAAGTCTCGGCAACAAATGACAAAGTAGCAAAAGCATGTCTGTAAAAAAGTTTAGTTAAATGTTCATTGAATTGGATAATGTTGCTAcatcaaacaaagaaatgcaTTGATTAACGAGGTCTCTTTGGAAGACATACTTGG
This window contains:
- the LOC112758207 gene encoding superoxide dismutase [Cu-Zn], which codes for MVKAVAVLSSSEGVSGTIQFSQEGNGPTTVTGNLAGLKPGLHGFHVHALGDTTNGCLSTGPHFNPNNKEHGAPEDENRHAGDLGNVNVGDDGTVSFSISDSQIPLSGPNSIVGRAVVVHADPDDLGKGGHELSKSTGNAGGRVACGIIGLQG